From the genome of Gemmatimonadaceae bacterium:
AGCGGATACGCCCATGTTCTTCATCGCGCGGATCGCAGCAGCAATGTTGATGGGATCCTGCGGCTCGAACAGGACGACGTTCACGGCCGCCAACCGGGGAGTCGTGCCGCTCATAACGAATGCCGGCCCCGAATGCGACGCGTGACGCGCACTCGGGGCCGGCAGCTCGGCTTTAACTCAGGCGACAGGCCGGCCCGTGATGAGGCGATAAATGATCACGATCACGGCGATTACGAGAAGCAGGTGAATCAGACTTCCACCGACGTTCACCACAAAGAATCCAAGAATCCACAGGATGAGCAGAACCATCGCGATCGTCCACAGCATGTAAGCATCCTCGCTA
Proteins encoded in this window:
- a CDS encoding lmo0937 family membrane protein; its protein translation is MLWTIAMVLLILWILGFFVVNVGGSLIHLLLVIAVIVIIYRLITGRPVA